A single window of Hymenobacter sp. APR13 DNA harbors:
- a CDS encoding DUF2945 domain-containing protein encodes MRKGTTVTWKYGTGTATGKIEETHKESVTRKLKGAEITRNGTPENPAFVIVQDNGDRVLKLQSEVKAASAADKK; translated from the coding sequence ATGCGTAAAGGCACCACTGTCACCTGGAAATACGGCACCGGCACGGCCACCGGCAAAATCGAGGAAACCCACAAGGAAAGCGTCACGCGCAAGCTGAAGGGCGCCGAAATAACCCGCAACGGCACACCGGAAAACCCGGCTTTCGTTATCGTGCAGGACAACGGCGACCGGGTGCTCAAGCTGCAAAGCGAGGTAAAAGCGGCCTCGGCGGCCGACAAGAAATAG
- a CDS encoding response regulator transcription factor, translated as MNDSRLSPARTHVLLADDHPLVIEGIKMLLRQESDIRVVAQATTGAEALRSLHSHPEVSVAIVDLNMPHMSGVELTRQIRSQRPDVRVLALSMFYDQASVTEVLEAGGAGYLLKNTSKAELSEAIRAVAAGNTFFSPEVGAMLLQNMQSSAKGRSAAAGHPAELTNREKEVLQLVAREFSNSHIAEQLFISERTVETHRRNILAKTNCKSMVGLIQYALRHRLIN; from the coding sequence ATGAACGACTCCCGGCTTTCCCCCGCTCGTACGCATGTGCTGCTGGCCGACGACCACCCGCTGGTTATAGAAGGCATCAAGATGCTGCTGCGGCAGGAGTCCGATATCCGGGTAGTGGCCCAGGCCACCACTGGGGCGGAGGCGCTGCGCAGCCTGCACAGCCACCCCGAAGTGAGCGTGGCCATCGTCGACCTGAACATGCCTCACATGAGCGGCGTGGAACTCACCCGCCAGATTCGCAGCCAGCGCCCCGATGTACGGGTGCTGGCCCTGAGTATGTTCTATGATCAGGCCTCCGTGACAGAGGTGCTGGAAGCCGGCGGAGCAGGGTATCTGCTGAAAAATACCAGCAAAGCAGAGCTGAGCGAGGCAATCCGGGCGGTGGCGGCCGGCAATACCTTCTTTAGCCCGGAGGTAGGGGCCATGTTGCTGCAGAACATGCAGTCATCTGCCAAGGGGCGCTCCGCCGCCGCCGGCCACCCGGCAGAGCTCACCAACCGCGAAAAGGAGGTGCTGCAACTGGTGGCCCGGGAGTTTTCCAACTCCCACATTGCCGAACAGCTCTTTATCAGTGAGCGAACCGTGGAAACCCACCGCAGAAACATTCTGGCGAAAACCAACTGCAAATCGATGGTAGGGCTGATTCAGTACGCGTTGCGGCACCGGCTGATCAACTAG
- a CDS encoding RICIN domain-containing protein: MLQLPFRFSLVAFLISLLCTGPLRAQYAETAPEENAWYGIVARSSGRSLDVSKGSQDPGAAVVQWEFTHPNSQQWRFVRVAAGSDYYRIEARHSGKCLTVDKPDENAPLVQRPWSGSFYQQWKLVPGGPIGSVQLVVRGNEKCAAIANSDKFNGTPVVVQRPQNRATQQWRLFKLRLNVDASQPGYGTPEPVAALNTPGNELHPVLAPDGSTLYFTRTRFAGNTEGNTESGDAWVSTSADQGRTWGPATRLDALNTPQHNGVMAVVGPQGSRLLVRGTYERDNSFRDESASTVARSLGKGSRPAPLEIANYYTTGPATSFFMTPDEKVLLLSLERSDSQGANDLYVSQPAADGIWSEPRSLGSSINSPGFEFAPWLAPDGKTLYFSSYGHAGFGSSDIFVSTRLDDSWTRWSEPRNLGTPLNGPGFDAYFSLTADGQQAYYASARTPNGPADLYRTAAGVPPTAAPVDSAAPAVAVTPPAAAPRTLLTGRVLNAKTRELLAAEVKVIRLDNDIAFNATGRSAAGSGAFQLTLPAGRYRVAATSPGFLTATDTVRMTGSRTIDLLLVPAAVGSSLELPTLIFAQGKYTMLPASYAELNRLARTLADNPTVNIRLEGHTDNQGNADLNQKLSEDRVAEVRRYLITRGVPERRLSVVGYGGSKPRASNDKEETRRLNRRVEFTIVK, encoded by the coding sequence ATGCTTCAGTTGCCGTTCCGATTTTCCCTGGTTGCCTTCCTGATTTCCCTGCTCTGCACCGGCCCGCTCCGGGCGCAGTACGCCGAAACTGCTCCCGAGGAAAACGCCTGGTACGGCATCGTGGCCCGCAGCAGCGGCCGCTCGCTCGACGTCAGCAAAGGTTCGCAGGACCCCGGCGCCGCGGTGGTGCAGTGGGAATTCACCCATCCCAACAGCCAGCAATGGCGCTTTGTGCGGGTGGCGGCCGGCAGCGACTACTACCGCATTGAGGCGCGCCACAGCGGCAAGTGCCTGACCGTAGACAAACCCGACGAAAACGCGCCGCTGGTGCAGCGGCCGTGGTCGGGCAGCTTCTACCAGCAGTGGAAGCTGGTGCCCGGCGGCCCCATTGGCAGCGTGCAGCTGGTGGTGCGCGGCAACGAGAAGTGCGCCGCCATTGCCAATTCCGACAAGTTCAACGGCACACCAGTGGTGGTGCAGCGCCCCCAGAACCGCGCTACGCAGCAATGGCGGCTGTTCAAGCTGCGCCTCAACGTGGATGCCTCGCAGCCCGGCTACGGCACGCCCGAGCCGGTGGCGGCCCTGAACACGCCCGGCAACGAACTGCACCCGGTGCTGGCCCCGGATGGCAGCACGCTCTACTTCACCCGCACCCGCTTCGCCGGCAACACCGAGGGCAACACCGAATCGGGCGACGCTTGGGTGAGCACTTCCGCCGACCAGGGCCGCACCTGGGGCCCGGCCACCCGCCTCGACGCCCTCAACACGCCCCAGCACAACGGCGTGATGGCCGTGGTGGGGCCGCAGGGCAGCCGGCTGCTGGTGCGCGGCACGTATGAGCGCGACAACAGCTTCCGCGACGAAAGCGCCTCAACAGTGGCGCGCAGCCTGGGCAAGGGCAGCCGGCCGGCCCCGCTGGAAATAGCTAACTATTACACCACCGGCCCGGCCACGTCGTTTTTTATGACGCCCGATGAGAAGGTGCTGCTGCTCTCGCTGGAGCGCAGCGACTCGCAGGGCGCCAACGACCTGTACGTCAGCCAGCCCGCCGCCGACGGCATCTGGAGTGAGCCGCGCAGCCTGGGCAGCAGCATCAACTCGCCGGGCTTCGAATTTGCGCCCTGGCTGGCACCCGATGGCAAAACACTCTACTTCAGCTCCTACGGCCACGCCGGCTTCGGTAGCTCCGATATTTTCGTGAGTACCCGCCTCGATGACTCCTGGACGCGCTGGAGCGAGCCGCGCAACCTCGGCACGCCGCTCAACGGGCCGGGCTTTGATGCTTACTTCTCGCTCACAGCTGATGGCCAGCAGGCCTACTATGCTTCGGCCCGCACGCCCAACGGCCCCGCCGACCTCTACCGCACCGCCGCCGGCGTGCCGCCCACAGCTGCCCCTGTCGACTCTGCGGCGCCGGCAGTGGCCGTGACGCCGCCCGCCGCCGCGCCGCGCACCCTGCTGACCGGCCGCGTGCTCAACGCCAAAACCCGCGAGCTGCTGGCTGCCGAAGTGAAAGTCATCCGGCTCGACAACGACATTGCCTTCAATGCCACCGGCCGCAGCGCGGCGGGCAGCGGCGCGTTTCAGCTGACCTTGCCGGCGGGCCGCTACCGGGTGGCGGCCACCAGCCCCGGCTTCCTCACGGCCACCGACACGGTGCGCATGACCGGCTCGCGCACCATCGATTTGCTGCTGGTGCCGGCCGCCGTGGGCTCCAGCCTGGAGCTGCCCACCCTGATTTTTGCTCAGGGCAAATACACCATGCTGCCGGCTTCCTACGCCGAGCTCAACCGCCTGGCCCGCACCCTGGCCGACAACCCAACCGTGAATATCCGCCTGGAAGGCCACACCGACAACCAGGGCAACGCCGACCTCAACCAGAAGCTCTCCGAAGACCGGGTGGCTGAGGTGCGCCGCTACCTCATCACGCGCGGCGTGCCCGAGCGCCGCCTCAGTGTAGTAGGCTACGGCGGCAGCAAGCCCCGCGCCAGCAACGACAAAGAAGAAACCCGCCGCCTCAACCGCCGCGTAGAATTCACGATTGTGAAGTAA
- a CDS encoding DUF6929 family protein codes for MRATILRQLELPNLPSASGVEIVGGTVYVIGDDSPLLYQFEAAELQPGQHITLFDTAHFSTGRIAKTLKPDLECLTALTDPRTHETGLLAFGSGATSAREGGFWVPLAAGQAASTVYPVSMAGLYARLRELLPAGVTLNLEAAAASATELLLFQRTVGAAAGNLLFRLPLAAVLDYLHHRTAQVPPVQATHVALPTIEGRPAGFSGGTFFEELLFVTASVEDTQDAVLDGAVLGSFVGVLDARQPGTKPATFVQLALPDGQPYRGKVESVAVRRRSGPGRYELLLVTDDDQGGSTAVIVDFQA; via the coding sequence ATGCGCGCTACCATTCTTCGCCAGCTTGAACTGCCTAATCTGCCGTCCGCGTCGGGGGTGGAAATAGTGGGCGGCACGGTGTACGTTATCGGCGACGACTCGCCTTTGCTGTATCAGTTCGAGGCGGCGGAGCTGCAGCCCGGCCAGCACATCACGCTGTTCGATACGGCGCATTTCAGCACCGGCCGCATTGCCAAAACCCTCAAGCCCGACCTGGAGTGCCTGACGGCCCTGACCGACCCGCGTACCCATGAAACGGGGCTGCTGGCCTTTGGCTCGGGCGCTACTTCGGCGCGGGAAGGCGGTTTCTGGGTACCGCTGGCGGCCGGGCAGGCGGCCAGCACGGTGTATCCGGTGAGTATGGCCGGCCTGTATGCGCGCCTGCGGGAGCTGCTGCCGGCGGGCGTCACGCTCAACCTGGAGGCGGCGGCGGCCAGCGCCACGGAGCTGCTGCTGTTTCAGCGCACGGTGGGGGCGGCGGCCGGCAACCTGCTGTTCCGGCTGCCGCTGGCGGCGGTGCTCGACTACCTGCACCACCGCACCGCCCAGGTGCCGCCCGTGCAGGCCACCCACGTAGCGCTGCCCACTATTGAGGGCCGACCGGCCGGCTTTTCGGGCGGCACGTTCTTCGAGGAGCTGCTGTTCGTGACGGCCTCGGTGGAAGACACCCAGGATGCCGTGCTAGATGGCGCCGTGCTGGGCAGCTTCGTGGGGGTGCTGGATGCGCGGCAGCCGGGCACCAAACCTGCCACGTTTGTGCAGCTGGCGCTGCCCGACGGCCAGCCTTACCGGGGCAAGGTGGAAAGCGTGGCCGTACGCCGCCGCTCCGGTCCCGGCCGCTACGAGCTGCTGCTTGTCACCGACGACGACCAGGGCGGCTCCACAGCCGTCATCGTGGACTTTCAGGCCTGA
- a CDS encoding sensor histidine kinase produces the protein MRESLVVIWLLCSTAISCLAARQPSARADSLQRLLATTPPDTTRVHLLMLLAWDRTDDDPLAAVRYGRQSLRLARQLGFKTGECRALLMLGWAFLRSGNYPTAVQTQLQARHLAEAIPYAGGIIHADNALGYAFAEQGRYSSALRYYFRAIALARQRHDNVLLTPILGNVGQAYLEQGRLDSAWHYTWEGYRYDLRYHDQHSEIGDLSLLGDIAARRGQQLEARRYYLRSIARSAGMPVSYALCRSYLGLARLAQVQRPYQMLAYARQALQASEQGRYAKGVFEASGYLAQMMAARGDSAQAYRFLVMAADTRDSLFSHSRQVQIQALDFSEYLRQQALAEQSSQASAARRQYWIRVALLLLAGSIGGVYLLLNRRRLQQQVAFAQERQQLERLRAEEVLAAEERERRRIGADLHDGLGQLLSVVKLNLGALRNELEPSLRKSQQQQFGAALDIVDESVREVRGISHNLAPYVLIKRGLAEAVRSFLDKIGCASRFHIDFKALYLEERLDPAVEVVVFRIVQELVQNILKHAQATTLSVQLLRQPQRLTVLVEDNGVGFCPTKLANQPNIGIGLRNIESRVAYLSGAVYIDSRPGRGTSITVEIPLGQAGADKPVRTG, from the coding sequence ATGCGCGAATCCTTAGTTGTTATCTGGCTTTTGTGCAGCACCGCCATCAGCTGCCTGGCGGCCCGGCAGCCCAGCGCCCGCGCCGACAGTTTGCAGCGCCTGCTGGCCACCACGCCCCCCGACACCACGCGGGTGCACCTGCTGATGCTACTAGCCTGGGACCGAACCGACGACGACCCGCTGGCCGCCGTGCGCTACGGCCGCCAGAGTCTGCGCCTGGCCCGGCAGCTCGGGTTCAAGACCGGAGAGTGCCGGGCGCTGCTTATGTTGGGCTGGGCCTTTCTGCGGAGCGGCAACTACCCCACGGCCGTGCAGACGCAGCTGCAGGCGCGGCACCTGGCCGAGGCAATTCCCTACGCGGGCGGCATCATCCACGCGGATAATGCACTGGGCTACGCCTTCGCCGAGCAGGGGCGGTATTCGTCGGCGCTGCGCTACTATTTCCGGGCCATTGCTCTGGCTCGGCAGCGCCACGACAACGTGCTGCTCACCCCAATTCTGGGCAACGTGGGGCAGGCGTACCTCGAGCAGGGCCGGCTGGATTCGGCGTGGCACTACACCTGGGAGGGCTACCGCTACGACCTACGCTACCATGACCAGCACAGCGAAATCGGCGACCTGTCGCTGCTGGGCGACATTGCGGCGCGGCGTGGGCAGCAGCTGGAAGCCCGGCGCTACTACCTGCGCTCCATTGCCCGGTCGGCCGGTATGCCAGTGTCGTATGCGCTGTGCCGCTCCTACCTGGGGCTGGCTCGTTTGGCGCAGGTGCAGCGGCCATACCAGATGCTGGCCTATGCCCGGCAGGCGCTGCAAGCCAGTGAGCAGGGGCGCTACGCCAAAGGCGTATTCGAGGCCAGTGGCTACCTGGCGCAGATGATGGCCGCGCGCGGCGACAGTGCCCAGGCCTACCGGTTTCTGGTAATGGCGGCCGATACCCGCGACAGTCTGTTCAGCCACAGCCGCCAGGTGCAGATTCAGGCCCTTGATTTCAGCGAATATCTGCGGCAGCAGGCCCTGGCCGAGCAAAGCAGCCAAGCCTCGGCGGCCCGCCGGCAGTACTGGATTCGGGTGGCGCTGCTGCTGCTGGCAGGCAGCATTGGGGGCGTTTATCTGCTGCTGAACCGGCGTCGGCTGCAGCAGCAGGTAGCATTTGCGCAGGAGCGTCAGCAGCTAGAGCGGCTGCGGGCGGAGGAGGTGCTGGCTGCCGAGGAGCGGGAGCGAAGACGTATTGGTGCCGATCTGCACGATGGACTGGGCCAGCTGCTGAGCGTGGTGAAGCTCAATCTGGGCGCCCTGCGCAACGAACTGGAACCTAGCCTCCGCAAAAGCCAGCAGCAGCAGTTTGGGGCGGCGCTGGATATTGTGGACGAGTCGGTGCGGGAAGTGCGCGGCATCTCGCACAACCTCGCGCCCTACGTGCTCATCAAGCGGGGGCTGGCCGAAGCCGTGCGCAGCTTCCTCGACAAAATTGGCTGTGCCAGCCGCTTTCACATCGACTTTAAAGCATTATACCTGGAGGAGCGGCTCGACCCGGCCGTGGAGGTGGTGGTGTTTCGGATAGTGCAGGAACTGGTGCAAAATATTCTCAAGCACGCCCAGGCTACCACCCTCTCGGTGCAGCTTCTGCGCCAGCCACAACGCCTGACGGTGCTGGTAGAAGACAACGGCGTGGGCTTCTGCCCAACCAAGCTGGCCAACCAGCCGAATATTGGCATCGGCCTGCGCAATATCGAGTCGCGCGTGGCGTACCTGTCTGGCGCAGTATATATCGACTCACGGCCGGGCCGTGGCACCAGCATTACAGTGGAAATCCCGCTTGGCCAGGCAGGCGCTGACAAGCCCGTCCGGACAGGTTGA